ACCCTGAAATCTTTGACAAAAACTGGGCCCGTCGTGGTCTGGCGCCGCAAACATCTGCCATTTTGGCCCTGGATGAACAGCGCCGCGCCCTGCAAACCCAGATGCAGGAGCTGCAAAACCGCCGTAACGTCGCCTCGAAAGAGATTGGCCAGATCAAAGCCAAGGGCGGCGATGCCAGTGCCCTGATGGATGAAGTGGCCGCGATTAAAGAAAAAGCCCCGGCGCTGGAAGCCGAAGAAGCCGCCTTGGCCGAAAAGCTGAATGGCATTCTGTCCAGCCTGCCCAACATCTTGGATGCCGAAGTTCCCGTCGGACCAGACGAAGACCACAACGTCGAAGTCCGCAAGGAAGGCACGCCGAAAACCCAAAGCGGTCCCGACCATGTTGCCATTGGCGAAGGTCTGGGCATGATGGATTTTGAAACGGCGGCCAAAATGTCGGGCGCGCGTTTCGTGTTGATGCATTCCGGTTTGGCCCAGATGGAACGGGCTTTGGCACAGTTCATGTTGGACACCCACACCCGCGAACATGGTTATACGGAAGTATCGCCGCCGTTGCTGGTGCGTGACAACGCCGTGTATGGCACCAACCAATTGCCGAAATTTTCCGAAGATCTGTTCCGCACGACCACGGATCACTGGCTGATCCCGACGGCGGAGGTCTCGCTGACCAACATGGCGGCGGACATGATTATGGATGCGGAATCCCTGCCGTTGCGCGTGACCGCCTTTACCCCATGCTTCCGGTCCGAAGCCGGCGCAGCGGGTAAAGACACCAAGGGCATGATCCGCCAGCACCAGTTTTATAAAGTGGAAATGGTCACCATCACCACGCCGGATCAATCGGCGGCGGAACATGAACGCATGACCAATTGCGCGGAAAATATCCTGCGCAAACTGGAATTGCCGTTCCGCACGATCATCCTGTGCGAAGGGGACACCGGGTTTGGCGCACGCCGTACCTATGACCTCGAAGTCTGGCTGCCGGGGCAGGGGAAATACCGTGAAATTTCCAGCTGTTCCAACTGTGGCGACTTCCAGGCCCGCCGGATGAAGGCCCGCATGCGCCGCCGTGGTGGTAAGGACGTCGAATTCGTCCATACCCTGAACGGGTCGGGTCTGGCCGTGGGCCGGGCGCTGATCGCCGTTTTGGAAAATTACTACGATCCGGCCGATGGTGGCGTGTTTGTTCCG
The window above is part of the Micavibrio aeruginosavorus ARL-13 genome. Proteins encoded here:
- the serS gene encoding serine--tRNA ligase — protein: MHDLRAIRENPEIFDKNWARRGLAPQTSAILALDEQRRALQTQMQELQNRRNVASKEIGQIKAKGGDASALMDEVAAIKEKAPALEAEEAALAEKLNGILSSLPNILDAEVPVGPDEDHNVEVRKEGTPKTQSGPDHVAIGEGLGMMDFETAAKMSGARFVLMHSGLAQMERALAQFMLDTHTREHGYTEVSPPLLVRDNAVYGTNQLPKFSEDLFRTTTDHWLIPTAEVSLTNMAADMIMDAESLPLRVTAFTPCFRSEAGAAGKDTKGMIRQHQFYKVEMVTITTPDQSAAEHERMTNCAENILRKLELPFRTIILCEGDTGFGARRTYDLEVWLPGQGKYREISSCSNCGDFQARRMKARMRRRGGKDVEFVHTLNGSGLAVGRALIAVLENYYDPADGGVFVPTVLKPYMGGLDKIMPLDANARVLQAAAG